The Solanum lycopersicum chromosome 8, SLM_r2.1 DNA segment ATtaaatttcggacatagattgagaggtacttgtgcattttccttaCATATAACTTTAATCgttcaaaattttgaagtttgtaTTGGAAATTCATAAATGGTGACCCATTGTGTCAAAATCCTACATACGCctaaattaaatcaatatacATATTCAATTGTCTTATAGTGATTGTATTTTGTTTTCGAGAAGGCAGAAACAAATTATTCTATAATAGTATTAATCTCTCTCTCAAAAATTGCTTAGGTGAACTATgtattgtttattaattaacGATGCATAAATTCTCCCTATATAAATTAAGTGCATTTATAAACAACCCTACTTATATATCTcaacacaaaaattataaataaataaatctccaCGGACAAAATTATCACAGTAGCCATTTTCTATACTatttaataatactaatactaatactactaataataatgtaCTCTATTGTAAGTTTATATTTTCTAGGATCGAGTTGTTCATATTCTGTATGTCGTTACTACAGTTCTACAGtctattttaattttgcacCAAAACTTACTTATAGTGTGTTGATTAGACGCAATTCGCTGACATGACAATTTTTGACACATATCATGGAATGCGTAGTAATTGAGCTCGTGATATTACTCTTTTGATGAACTACACCAACTATTTTTTACCGGAAAATATAAGATTTTGCCTGAATGGTAAAGAGAATCACAAGTTCCTACCCCATTAGCAATTTTGGGCCTCTATAGTATTGTATCTTGAATTGAGCCTACATAAATTATCCACACCACATCCAATATTTATTTGGCCCATATTCTCAACCATTCACACTAGTAGAATTTTATAGGAAACTTATAGTAATTTCACTAGTTTACAAGTTTATTACTTAGATGTATACTTTTCTTTACAATATTACAAATCTTATCAGATATTGGTGCGTCTAGCTATGTCTAGATACATGTACCTTGAAGTATATGGGGCAAATTAGGTGTAGTTTATTTTAGATACATTGTATTCAAGTGGATTTGCATGTATTTGGGATACATAGACGAATCTCATTAGCCTCCCTCACCTCTCTCCcatctcgctcaccactcttTTATGTATCTGATATTgaagatacatatgaatcaCATTGATATACGTATATGTATGATTTTGGCATGATTCAAATGTATTTGGGATCCCTTCTAGCTTGCCTTTCTCTCCCTATTTTAGTGTGTACCTGATAGCAAAAATACGTGTATCTAGATGTATCTTTCTAAATACGGTAGGAAACTTTAATTAATGACAAAACAcgtaatattttgaaaatataggTGATAAAAGTATATATGGTCGTGGAGCATGtctaattatgtaattttcctTCTTTGTTTCCCCAAAATGCCTCACCACTGTTACATTGACTTCTGGGCCCACAATAGGCCCAATATAAGGGAATCTTTGGGCCCATACTCATCAGGCTTCTCGTGGCCAGTTGGGCTTCACGTGCTCACTGACCCGCAAATCACACATTTGATAAAGAATccaaaaatctttaatttttgcaCAAATCATCCTCGAATGCattgatctttaattttttatctggCAATGCGGCGGGATGGATGCGAAGCGGGGTGGGTTTGTGGTTACGTGGGGTGGAGCAGGTTTTAGATTGTGCGGGGTGAAAAAGATGTTGGTGCAGCAGGCGAGAGCGGTTTGTGATTATATGTGATTGCAAATTTAATCTTAACTTTTTACATATTATTGAGAgcattttttactaaaataattacttaaaactattaaaatattaatgatagTAAATGAAAATTgttcaataaaatattacaatttctTAAATGTTTCTTAATTACctctaaaaattaaattttaagtcAATCTATTAAGTTGttactatattatttatagttaagTTATTATAAACtcagttattattatattatttacgttaaattaaaaataattacaaaatttataaacttcaaatctAAAATCCATACGTCTGATACTTTTATTCCTTCACCCAAACAACCCCAAACGTGATATTTTTTTCACCAACACTATTCATGCATGCATTCCAACAAAAACCAAATACGTAAAAGATtataaataggaaaaaataattGCAGTCCTGTCCACTCATGATATATTTTGGTCTACGGCAGGtaatagaaaatgatttttttttaaaaaattgtctcactagatataataattaattaaagagaaaaacaaattgAAGATAATAATATGTACAATTGGCCGGAGATTGCGGCGggacttatattattatactaaaaaataattacttctattatttttttatgagaaaattttattttaataagtaAAAGATCTTAACTCTGCTGTGAAAATCTTCATTATTAACTACTCCTCTTGTACTATTAGTTTGTCATGTcatattattgtaattaattaCGACAAAAATATTGTTACAGTGAAAAATATTGTTACAAACCATTCATTCGTTAATAgatctttgattttaaaatgaGTTTGGTATCGATCTatataaatattacataaattttctCATAATTTATGTGTGTCAgttatttgaattttcaaatgAAAACTAAATATTTACTTGCATTATTCTAACAAACTATCGAACATGATGTTACTGTTACTCGAAAAACTTATTTTCGAACCAGCTATCAGACAACGCTTAGCGGTTGTGTTTGTATAGAGCAATACAATTCAAGTCTAATCAAACTTTCCACCTATCACCCTAGACAAAAAATCCAAATAAAGATTAAGGTCGATTTCCCTTTTATGACTTTGTACAAGAACATTGACCCTAGGGCTACAAAAGTAGTTGAGCAGGACCATTGCTATGGCACTGCTAAATCATTATACATCACGCCCTCTAGATTCAAACATCTTTTTCCGGTCTAGTCTAGTGATCAATTAAATAAATCGTGGATATCGTGAAGTCTCAGCTTCAAATTCCACCAAAATGGTAAATatgagatgatttttttttctacgATTCAAATCTTAAAAATAGAGTTATGTCATACTTATGCGGGTGGGGGACATGGTTATTGATACCTATGCTGGTGGGGGACAAGGTTATTGATACCTATAGTGATAAGAGAAAATTAATCATTATTCGACAAATTTACTTGAACACAACGAAAATATAGATGACACTCTTAGGAAGTGAGAAAAAGTATACAAGCAAGaagattatttattattacatttacATATAGAGAACAACAAACTAAGCTGCACTGTCTTCATTGCAGCTATAAAATTGATAACTTTTTCACACAAACCTTGCTCCAAcagtaaatatatataattttaccaCTTAGACACAAAGCCCCAATTTCATGCTTGTGAAAATTCCCAAAAAAAAGTAACCTTTACACATCAAAACTTGTAACCTCATCGACTAATTCAAATTCACGCTCCTTGCCTCAGTCACATTAAGGACTAGGCTGGTGTCGATCCGCAAATCGATTAACCAAAGCAAGTGCATTACTAGTAACTTGTGCAACATGAAGTATTCTTAATCTTAAAGCAGCTTTCACATTTACATTCACACCAGGCCCTGAAAATCCATCAAGACAAGTGCTTTCATCAGTAAGTGCAGCACTTACCCAAGTCTGTACATTACTAACATGCCACATGAAATCCTGTCCGCTTGAAAATTGACCAGTATGTCCAAGTTCcggaattgatttgtttatctGATCGACACTATCACTCATAGTATCCATACAGTCCTTGACTGCTTGTTTTTCTATTGGTTTTAGACCTCTCATTCTATTTAACTTCGATACGAATATGATAGTGGATTTTGCTTTGCTTAAACTAACTGATAAAGCAGCATGAGCTAGTTGCTTCTCGCTCTGTTTAACTGTGTTGGCGAAAGCAGAGAGGCATTGGACACATAAAACAGGGTAAAGTGTGGCTTTACATGAAACTTTGATGAATTTAATGGCAGCTGGATTTGAGGCCATGGCTGATTTAGCCATGGTGTTGTGAACAAGAAAACATTGGAGAGATAAGAGTACTATTAGCAAGTGAAGGTTATGGTTCCCCattgttatttttcttctctttcttttagTGTGGTGTACTAGAGTATGGTGAAGCTTTATATAGAGTTTAAAAAGGGTCCctagttattttcttttaaaacacTCCATCTGTTGCAATTTACGTGGCACAACTGAAATTTCAAATCTACGCGGCTTAAACCATCCGAATATGATCTAATCCATCCATTTGCACCCCAGAGGCGGACTCACCCCTCAAGGTGGAGGTGTACGTGCATCTGTTAACTTCGAAAAAAATCATGTATCTATCTCGAGAAACTGATAGAAATAGGATATAACTAAAAGTGCACTATACAAAAGTATAAGATTGTCATTGTGTTGTTGATACAATCTAGAGGATCCACCCGTGAGACTTGAGTTTGAATCCACCTAGAATATTATTTGAGCTAAGATAATATTAATGCATCCAAATTCTTGGATTCGCCGATGCAGCCCTATACTTGgctaatataattataaaagttAGCAGTAATATTCTAAagtaaaacaaatgaaaatatcTTCCTCCTTTTGGGTATAGTCTACAAGTTTTCACATGCCCCCTTCCCTTTTGCTTTTGCTTCTTCTTTCAATGCAACATTTTAATCTTTCCACCTTATATTTCTCACAAATATCTGCATTATATACTCTTTTTCTGTGCTAACTTGTAATGTTGTCTATGTTTATGAAATCTTGTtgctttttttacttttttatttttggtgagCAGGGTGTGATCTAATGATCACGGGTTCAAATTGTGAAAACAATTACTAATATTTGTATTAGAGTAGACTATTTACATCACACTCGAATCCTGGATGAATGTAAGATCCTCTAGGGTAGGCTGTCTATAGTAGCCTCCGGCTTAAGGTGCAAcatttttccaaatattatgTTCGGATACTACGTGCACTGAACtgactttttatatttaattttttatttttgattgcCACAAGCTTATCTCAACTTAGATAGACATGACCAAACTTTGAAGGTAACGTGGTAGATGTCTAAGCACACCAACTTGTGCCTTTTTCCTTGGCATAAAGAAACTTGAGAATCAAGAGTACTTAAGATTAGTATTACAGCACAGGAGGATAAGTATTAGAGTccattaaattaatcaaattacgAAACTAATCTTTTATTAGGCAATTAATACAAGAGACTTGAAAGAGAATCTTTGACCAACATGTGACTAGAAAAACATAGTGTAGCAAAAACACAACTGATTACTTCCTGGATGATTCTTAAATtgataacaaaaacaaaagacaaaattgaatacatttttttttgtgagtttgGTCAGTGCCTCGTGTCTCAAAATGTAACAATTGTTGAAAACAATAGTGaatctgtttcttttttatctACACGGAAGTCCGATTCAATTTGAATTCGCGGCTACAACCCTTGTTGGTAGTTAATTGTTATACATGTGGAAGGTCACCAACTAACCATTATTTTATGGTTGTACAGGCAATAATATGCAAGAAGGAATCCGTACATATTTAGCTAGAGGGGTCTGGTAATAGACTCATATATTAAGTGCTGCCAGCAAGCTATGATGATATAAATACAATTAATACAAGAAGCACATGATGGgataaatttttatcataataggCACATAATGAGCATCCACAAACCACTCAGAGGTGTGGTGAAATGAATGAGATTTCTGTGTCCATAATTACAAGTTTTAGGTTTGAGTCATGAGAACGAAAAAGTGTTCTCCCTTTATGAGCCTTCCGCGACATGAATTTTAACTAGCCAAGCCAATGGGTTTCAGATGCTGAAAGGGtatacaaagaaaacaaaagaagtaTCCAAAGTGCATATTTcctatgttgctcagactctccAAATTTATTGCCGCACCTtgtcggatcctccaaaaatgcactacttttgaGGATCCGAATTTCGACATACATCCATCGAGTCTTTTAAAAGTCAGAATAACATAGCCTATATTAAATGTTCACTTTACAGCAAGACCTAAGACTTGCTTATAAATAACTGAAAACCATAACATATATAGCAGACATTGTTATGGTTGGCTGTCAACATAGATCCGGCTTTGGGAACATCACTAACTCAGTATGCCTTGGTGATAGTTGGAAGAAAAGGACAAAAGTCTAGAAATCAGCCCCATCAGTCTTTCACTGAGTTCTCACTCCTCTCAATAAAATTTCCCTCTATTTCACAGTTTAGAATCCAGTAAACATACCACTTTCACTCATTTTACATCAGAAATTGCAGTCTTAAGGGAgttaaaagattttttataGTGCCTTCACAACTTTTAATGGGTACATATTACATTTCAACATCTAAAAGTTGTAGTATAAAGGAGATTAATTTCTAGTAGTCTCATGCACAAAGCATCTCATATTCATACAGGATCTAAGGAAGGACTGTCCCCAGAGGCATTCAATACACAATGTAATTGTCACTTTCAGTAAAAATAGGATTTCACACTTTCCAACAGACAAGGAAGAAAGAACATGGATTTTCAGTTACATGGTGTACTCATTCTTTTCACAAATGATGGGATACtttcttattgttattaaaGGGATCCATTCTAAGTTCATATTCCTACAAAATTTTGTAATATACTACAATAttagtaaaatataaataaccaGAAATTCTCACCATTTCTCTGTATAAACATGAGACAAGCATTTGATAGCCTTGAGATGGAATCTATACTGTTAGGTACTTCAGAACAAGTCCTCTCAGCTTTTCCATGTATTCTGCTGCTTGTTTCTGCGTTACCAAAAGAAGATCAGTTCAAATTCAAGACAGTAGTATAGTTAAAGCTTCTAAGCAAAGTGATCattatttttcactaaaaaattaTGCACCCATAAATTACAATAATGGTGTTGACATGTAGCCATTGTCAAGCTTTTACACATCCATCGGAAAGGAACACATATGATTAGAGATATTTTAAAGTGTATCCAAGTAAATGTCAAACTCTAACCAGAGATTAACAAGCCTGGACATCTAGAGAAGTTACTACAAAATCCTATTTTATCATCTATCAGGTTTATGAAGAACATTCACAGAGTAtctgaaaaaaatattagacaGGCATTGTGGACACTCAACGCGTGTGCATATTATAGCATCTCTGAACAGTTCATCTTACATATACTTGCTCATCTTTTCAGTTCTTAACGCTACTAGTAAtcattttcatgtttttatgcATTAGATGAACTCCATGAGCTAAAATCCGTTGTGGCTTTATTTATCCAGAAAATAACTTTCACGAGAGTAATCGGCTTATGCAGTTCAATTATTTGATTGAATTCATCGTCCCAAAGAATAATTTCTTCCTTAAGCAATGCTCAATCCACTTGAACAATAATTGACCATACTCAACTAGTGCATAAGAAGACTCAAACAAAAGCATAAAGGTACTTATCACGTTCAATTTAAATTATGGatgtttctttttctcttatAAGCGACGAAGAGaagattcaaaaagaaaaatagccAAACGTGAAGATAACAGAACTAGTTAAGTTTGAACTTGAATGTCCATTTTCATAAGAGTTATGTGGAGTGCAATTGGAAAATTCAGAAATAATTTTCTGCTCTTTGTACATCTATGTAATTTGtaaatgaaagatattttgCCAGATATATTCCCAAAAGATGTGGTGGAGAAACTATCAGACCCCAGAAAAGAGTTGAGTGAAGGAAAACCGTTCAACTTTATCATAATTAGTCTAAACAATGATAAACTAACAAAGAAATGATAGGAAATTCTACATGTAACTCAGAGATTCCGGTGTCTCCTTTTACGGAACAAAGATTGACAATTGATTGGCTATAAACTTCACTACAAAGATTGTAAGACTGCTCAGGAATGTCGTAAGCTGATACTGGCAATTCACTTGCCACTACATGATATGAGGAACATTTAATAGATGCTGCCTCACAATTTCTACCCCaaccaattctttttctttttttgatgacCATGGTATCCGGGCCAGCTTTCGGCCCACCTTGACTAATTCTATGAGATACATGACAACAACAATAGGTACCTGTAACTGTCCACCAAGACTAAGACAAATTGGAAGAAATTTTTATCTCTACAGAAATTTGAACATGAGACCTCATAGTTCTCAACCTACTCTATTGACCAATAGGCCACACCGTTGGTGCCTATCCAACCAATTCTCAACCCAGAAAAGTAccttatcaagaaaaaaaaagtagattttCAACCCAGACAAGGTGTGCTTTCAgtatatgattttatgttgttcATTATATTACTATTAGGATAAAACCAGCTTAACCTTGAAAGACActgaaaatttagaaaattgtgTGAATTCTTATGTCAGTTACTGATGCTCAGTTCGAAAAGttacttctttttccttttcgaATCACACTTTTCGACTGAAGTTACAGTTAATTTATGTGACGTTTGCACCGATATCTTCAAAAATATGCATCATCACTCCCACAGAACTTCTATCTACATTGTGTGGAATTTGCTTGTCTCACCTGGTTAACACTATGTGCAGTTGCAATGTTTTCATCAAGAAGCGTCAACAAGGGTCTATTCAGCGCATTCCTCTCAACCAAATCCAAAAGCTGCTCGAGAAAACGGAACAACCCAAGTCAGCAACAAGGCTAAGAGAATATACAAACCACACCCACATATAAAAGAAGCAGCAGAATTTAGAAACTATCACATACAGTAGCCTTGACATCCTTTGAAGTCAAAATCTCAGTTAGGTTCTTCTTTGTTGCTACAAGATCTGCTTGTAATTTATCATAGGCTTCTgcaggaaaaagaaaaatcatacaGCAGGATGTCAGAATTGCTCTACAAGATAACTTATAATTGAGACTTCATCCTCAAGACCTCAACTGCATGTGAGACCGTGGAACGTGGCCTATGTTGCGTATCTCAATAAAACCCATCCCGCCCCCTTCTAACCCATGTTATGTGATGCAGGATACACACTCAGAAATGGCCAATTCACATGGTATGCTGACTACAACTGCAGCTGAGTCTACTGTTGAGAAGCATAGGTTACCTAGATTCTCTTATTTTTGTATAAGGATAAGAAAACTTTGTTAATGTGCGATATATGTGatattactaaaatatatatgcatattattCTATGCACTTGTTAGTCGTGTCTCCACAACCACATATGTACTCCTATGTTTCTCCAAAACTTAAGAATTAGATGATGCAGAATTCGACTTCTAGATCTTCTCATATACCCATACTCATTTCCATGTAAGAGTCTGGAAATATCTAATCAAAGAGCAAtctaaaaaatcaatttatcagACCTGTTGCTTCTTGCAGGGCCTTTTGCAGTGCTTCCAGTTCAAATAATCTGTCTTCCACAGCCTGTGAAAATATCATGGTCGGTATCATTTCATTAACATATCTGTCTCACACTAAATCAACCAAATTTTCAGTAAGAACCTGAGTTTTGTTTACAGAAAAACGCAGCTTTCCAAGTTCGACTTGCAGATGGTCAAAGAATTCTTTGTTCAATCTGCAAACTAAGATATGTTAGAAGTTTTCAGGTACAGAAGATAAAAACTATAGTAGGGACAGACAAGAAACCCATGCAATTTGATGTTATAAAAGTCTTGTCCCAGTTCCTCTAGAAAATGTTTGCAAACTTCAAATTGGGTGAGGTACCAATACTTTCTCAAATTTTGATAACAACATAAATGTCAAGAAAATGGCCATTAATAAAGAAATACTCATATCTTGTTAAGAGGcaaaaatttgatctttatatgaagtctatattTTTATAGCTTTTTGCTTTTCTGCACAAGTTTACAAAATACGGACTCGAAATACATGTGCATGATCACAGAATGATCAAAAGCAAAAGGTCGCAACTTTAAATGCTCGACTGTTTAATAACCTATCAGAGCTGAATCTGAACTAATGCCGCGAAGATTCAAACAACTTATAGCATTTTCTGGCTTTGAAGCCAGAACAGTAAATTTTGGCCACCTGAGCTGTGACATTGGAGAGTAGATAACTCACCGTGGTCTCATTCTTGCAATCTCAAATTCAATCTCTTGAGCTTCAGTGTCAAGAAAAAACTCCACAAGCCCTTCCACTGTATCCGGAATCACTCGTGACTATGATCAGGACCGAAAAGAACATATAAGAGAAAGATATGCATTACATTTGCATCCATAACAAAATTAAAGAGTACAAAGATGTCTTATTGACTACTCCACAAATTGTAGAAGACCTAATATATACCCTCTCCATTgcaatttgtttatttgattttgacttGGCACGGCATACAAAAGACTTTGATTCTTGTACTCTTAACTAAAGATGCGTAAATGTATTAAATTGTTCATTAATCTTTCAGTCTTAACCATGTTATCTGGAAAGCTATAATTAAAGttgtcaaaaagaaaaaaaaagacattctTTTTCAAACGGATTAAAAAAGGAAGTaggataaataaattgaaatgaaggGAGTCAtaactaaaatgtccttttctaGTAGATTAATATGAAgtgaaaatatcaattttaacaTGTTATCAAGTGGTACATCTTAGATTCAACTTTCTATCCACACAAAAATTTCCACGTACTTGGTTGTTGACCGTGTGCTTACCATTATGCCAAAATCTATAGCTTTTGGCATGATGATAATCGCTTGATCCTAACAAGTAGTATCAGAGCCAAGGTCATGAGTTTGATTTGCAAAAGCTACATTCTGCATGAGGCAGGTGTTGGGAGGGAGATTGTTGGATAATGGTAACAACCTGCCTATGGCAAGGCCCACGAGGGGCTAGGCGGTTCGGGTCGTAGTCATGATCGAACATGGCGCTTGCTCGGTGCACTTCGTTAAGAAATAAAGTTGTGCCTTTTGCTATCAAACTTAGCTTTTGTCAATGATGGTCAGTGTCTATCCTAACATTGGCACAAGACAGAGAATCATTACTGGCGCATTGAGTAGCTTGTAATGgcctaatataaataaaaaacaagagTGTAGCTACAGGTCTGCTTACACTACAGGTTCAGTGGAACTCATGTAAGAATctacttaatatatataaataatttattcacaATACTCTAAGTTGCTTCTTCTAGAATCATGAACTTATAAACTCGAAATCCTTACTCTGCCCCATAAAATGTTGCTCCAAACATTATAAATTCTTCGATAAGATgataacttcaaaaaattacCTCACGAAGAACTCTGCGACGTTCTTTCTCTTCACGAACTTGCCGTTCAAATTCTTCTCTGGCCGCAGCATCGTTCTCAAGGCGTCTCTGGAACTCGAGTCGGGCTATATGACCCGTTTGAGGCGGACCCAATAAACCATCTGGATCCtgtaattacaaataaaaaaattcaccaCTTTTATAATGCACTtgtaaaattataattgaaaGGAGCTTCAGAAGTGAAGAGAAATTACCCATTCTAGTCTACCAGCACAGCGAATTGTGTTTACAAAAGTCTTGGGTTTTACAAATTTGGGCCTGTAGAATTGAGCTCCAATGGCGGAACTAGTAAAGCTGCTGCTGAATGCTGCGGCCATTGTTGGCCGTTTTTGAGAGCTTTTGAATGACTGGTTATTGAGTTCAGTTAGTTTCGCGGTGCTTTATCCGTTAGAAATGCGCACACCCTTATCTACAATTTTCCTTCCTATACTCCAaccattttattttgtgtgtCATAGTCTATTTCATAAAAAACTTTAATctcaaaaatttttattttcttaaatctcatgattaaataaaataaacaaatttaataaaaatcttatatagtttaaattagtattgaatttaattatttatgtatgataaacttttttttgtcattataaaataaatatatatgtaactaATTATGTCTAAAAATTtagaagtatatatattttttaacatgtaaaatgataaatataaaatatgttttttttagcgcattagaataaataatattgttatacgaattaaattaagaaaatgtatatttgGGTAAACGCATATCATCTTTGGACTCTAGCCAGCAAGGAAAAACAATCATTTGATCATAATCGTGTAGAGCAGTTTGgtttaatttctaattaaataatcttttatttctcaatttgtggttagtttttttaattcaattcagGATCGTGTAGCGCAcagttttatttaatatttatattgaacaaataaaattagatgGAAATGCAGAATTTCtggaggaaaaaaaaagtacGTAGAACGCCTTTTCTGTGcaaattgaaaaatcaaagaGAGAAAAATGTTCTCATCCAAATTCTCGTGGCTAATCACGGTGGCGATCTCGGCGGCGCTACTGTCGGCAACCATCACGGATGCCCAAACGACGTCGTGTGCTTCTAAACTAGTCCCCTGTGCACCTTTCCTCAACTCAACGTCGAAACCATTGGCTTCTTGTTGTGACCCACTAAGAGAAGCCGTGACCAAAGATCTTCAATGTATCTGCAAACTTTTCGAAAATCCGACTTTATTGCCTTCTCTCGGTATTAATGTTACTCAAGTTATTGCACTTCTC contains these protein-coding regions:
- the LOC101244214 gene encoding pectinesterase inhibitor 9, whose protein sequence is MAKSAMASNPAAIKFIKVSCKATLYPVLCVQCLSAFANTVKQSEKQLAHAALSVSLSKAKSTIIFVSKLNRMRGLKPIEKQAVKDCMDTMSDSVDQINKSIPELGHTGQFSSGQDFMWHVSNVQTWVSAALTDESTCLDGFSGPGVNVNVKAALRLRILHVAQVTSNALALVNRFADRHQPSP
- the LOC101243917 gene encoding uncharacterized protein LOC101243917, whose translation is MAAAFSSSFTSSAIGAQFYRPKFVKPKTFVNTIRCAGRLEWDPDGLLGPPQTGHIARLEFQRRLENDAAAREEFERQVREEKERRRVLRESRVIPDTVEGLVEFFLDTEAQEIEFEIARMRPRLNKEFFDHLQVELGKLRFSVNKTQAVEDRLFELEALQKALQEATEAYDKLQADLVATKKNLTEILTSKDVKATLLDLVERNALNRPLLTLLDENIATAHSVNQKQAAEYMEKLRGLVLKYLTV
- the LOC101268708 gene encoding non-specific lipid transfer protein GPI-anchored 7 isoform X1, with the translated sequence MFSSKFSWLITVAISAALLSATITDAQTTSCASKLVPCAPFLNSTSKPLASCCDPLREAVTKDLQCICKLFENPTLLPSLGINVTQVIALLKNCNIPGNVNTCKAGDPSSPSPSKGTAPAAAPSSSSPSGKTPPVTTPASKDKNGVSTVAWTGMSSLLMLFASFVLA